The Hymenobacter oligotrophus genome has a window encoding:
- the rpmG gene encoding 50S ribosomal protein L33 encodes MAKKGNRVQVILECTEHKNSGQPGTSRYITTKNRKNTPERIELKKYNSVLKKMTVHKEIK; translated from the coding sequence ATGGCCAAGAAAGGAAACCGGGTGCAGGTAATCCTGGAGTGCACCGAGCACAAGAACTCGGGCCAGCCGGGCACCTCGCGCTACATCACCACGAAAAACCGGAAAAATACGCCGGAGCGCATTGAGTTGAAGAAATACAACTCGGTGCTGAAGAAAATGACCGTCCACAAAGAAATCAAGTAA
- a CDS encoding aminopeptidase P family protein yields the protein MLRTPLWLRQGAFALLCLGALGLEPAQAQRQATNERPTDFLSADFHKGRRELLRQQMPAGSVAVLFASPVRNRANDVSYIYHQHPDLYYLTGYTEPDAVLVLFKEPQNLGGQAGITEALYVQPRNAGREMWTGRRLGKDGAKQQLGLQYTADNTEFAAAPITWSNFGQVLMLTMPADAANDPRNPADLHDLVASFRQKANLPADFNPAVGEAHKMIQRYGTANATELRPYLTNLASAQPQLATDAYVQAYLKAESDADRQKVVTSRPVSRFDATTLDELLSQMREVKTPEELKLLRQAVRISAVGQQEVMKATKPDMGEMEIQGLHEYVYKKYGAEFEGYPSIVGAGNNACVLHYETNDKPRIGNELLLMDCGAEYHGYTADVTRTIPPSGKFSPAQREIYELVLAAQEASFKECKPGAEFQAPHKAAQAVITEGLKRLGIIKTDAEVRRYFPHGTSHYLGLDVHDRGTYGPLRAGNVITVEPGIYIPEGSPCDKKWWNIGVRIEDDILITPSGYDNLSKEAPRTVADIEAMMAKSSALDDFKLPNLKN from the coding sequence ATGCTCCGAACCCCGTTGTGGCTCCGCCAAGGAGCTTTTGCCCTGCTCTGCCTAGGTGCCCTAGGCCTCGAACCCGCCCAGGCCCAGCGCCAGGCCACCAACGAGCGGCCCACTGATTTTTTGAGCGCTGATTTTCACAAGGGGCGGCGCGAGCTGTTGCGCCAGCAAATGCCCGCCGGTTCGGTGGCGGTACTGTTTGCCTCGCCGGTGCGCAACCGCGCCAACGACGTAAGCTACATCTACCACCAGCACCCCGACTTGTACTACCTCACGGGCTACACCGAGCCCGATGCCGTGCTGGTGCTGTTTAAAGAACCGCAAAACCTAGGGGGCCAAGCGGGCATAACAGAGGCGCTGTACGTGCAGCCGCGCAACGCCGGCCGCGAAATGTGGACGGGCCGCCGCCTAGGTAAAGATGGCGCCAAGCAGCAACTGGGCTTGCAGTACACCGCCGACAACACCGAGTTTGCTGCCGCGCCCATAACGTGGAGCAACTTTGGGCAGGTGCTGATGCTGACGATGCCGGCCGATGCAGCCAACGACCCGCGCAACCCGGCCGACCTGCACGACTTAGTAGCCAGCTTCCGGCAAAAAGCCAATTTGCCCGCCGATTTCAACCCGGCGGTAGGCGAAGCGCACAAAATGATTCAGCGCTACGGCACGGCCAACGCAACCGAGCTGCGGCCCTACCTCACCAACCTCGCAAGCGCCCAGCCGCAACTCGCCACCGACGCTTATGTGCAAGCCTACCTCAAGGCCGAATCCGACGCCGACCGCCAGAAAGTGGTAACCTCGCGCCCGGTTTCGCGCTTCGATGCCACCACCCTCGACGAGCTGCTAAGCCAAATGCGCGAGGTAAAGACGCCGGAGGAGCTGAAGCTGCTGCGCCAAGCCGTGCGCATTTCGGCCGTGGGGCAGCAGGAGGTGATGAAGGCCACCAAGCCCGACATGGGCGAAATGGAAATCCAAGGCCTGCACGAGTACGTGTACAAAAAGTACGGGGCCGAGTTCGAGGGCTACCCCAGCATTGTGGGCGCGGGCAACAACGCCTGCGTGCTGCACTACGAAACCAACGACAAGCCGCGCATTGGCAACGAGCTGCTGCTGATGGATTGCGGGGCGGAGTACCACGGCTACACCGCCGACGTAACGCGCACCATTCCGCCCTCGGGCAAGTTTTCGCCGGCGCAGCGCGAGATTTACGAATTGGTGCTGGCAGCCCAGGAAGCTAGCTTTAAAGAGTGCAAACCCGGCGCCGAGTTTCAGGCCCCGCACAAAGCCGCGCAGGCCGTTATCACCGAAGGCCTCAAGCGCTTGGGCATCATCAAAACCGACGCCGAAGTGCGCCGCTATTTCCCGCACGGCACCTCGCACTACCTAGGGCTCGATGTGCACGACCGCGGCACGTACGGCCCGCTGCGGGCCGGCAACGTGATTACCGTGGAGCCGGGCATCTACATTCCCGAAGGCAGCCCCTGCGACAAAAAGTGGTGGAACATTGGCGTGCGCATCGAGGACGACATTCTCATTACCCCATCGGGCTACGACAACCTCTCGAAGGAAGCACCGCGTACGGTAGCCGATATAGAAGCCATGATGGCCAAATCCAGCGCCCTCGACGACTTCAAGCTGCCTAATCTGAAGAACTAA
- the rpmB gene encoding 50S ribosomal protein L28, translated as MARVCDLTGKRTRVGNNVSHANNKTKRKFYPNLQKKRFYIPEEDAWVTLRVAASTIRTINKNGIMAVLKKAKQEGYVVY; from the coding sequence ATGGCCCGAGTTTGTGATCTGACCGGCAAGCGCACGCGCGTTGGTAACAACGTGTCGCACGCCAACAACAAGACGAAGCGCAAGTTCTACCCGAACCTGCAGAAGAAGCGTTTCTACATCCCCGAGGAGGATGCATGGGTAACCCTGCGCGTAGCCGCTTCTACCATCCGCACGATCAACAAGAACGGCATCATGGCCGTGTTGAAAAAAGCTAAGCAAGAAGGCTACGTAGTTTACTAA
- a CDS encoding DUF5522 domain-containing protein, with the protein MKTKPQPLQPGDFYYTPEGYMVFTEQYHLRRGNCCGNGCRHCPWKAKKAVKR; encoded by the coding sequence ATGAAAACCAAACCCCAGCCGCTGCAGCCCGGCGACTTTTACTACACCCCCGAGGGCTACATGGTGTTTACCGAGCAATACCATTTGCGCCGCGGCAATTGCTGCGGCAACGGTTGCCGCCATTGCCCCTGGAAGGCCAAAAAAGCCGTTAAGCGCTAA
- a CDS encoding RidA family protein, whose product MQFIHHPDAPKAVGPYSQAIVTGGLVFCSGQTPLNPQTMQLEGTTIEVQTRQALANLGTVLSAHGLGLQDIVKTTVFLKNFADFQRMNAVYAEVFGEHRPARTTVEVSRLPLEALVEIECIAAVRG is encoded by the coding sequence ATGCAATTCATCCACCACCCCGATGCGCCCAAAGCTGTTGGGCCCTACTCGCAGGCCATCGTAACGGGCGGTCTGGTGTTCTGCTCGGGCCAAACGCCCCTGAACCCCCAAACCATGCAGCTCGAGGGCACCACCATTGAGGTTCAAACCCGGCAGGCGCTGGCTAACCTAGGTACGGTGCTGTCGGCGCACGGCCTGGGCCTGCAGGACATCGTAAAGACGACCGTATTCCTGAAGAACTTCGCCGACTTTCAGCGCATGAACGCCGTGTACGCCGAGGTATTTGGAGAGCACCGCCCGGCCCGCACCACGGTAGAAGTATCGCGTTTGCCGCTCGAAGCATTGGTTGAGATTGAATGCATTGCGGCCGTACGGGGTTAG
- the rocD gene encoding ornithine--oxo-acid transaminase: MSVSTPPATAAPIQLSSHDLMQLEDRYGAHNYHPLPVVLSRGEGVHLWDVEGKHYYDFLSAYSAVNQGHCHPRIINALIEQAQKLTLTSRAFFNDQLGRAEKYLCELFNYDKALLMNSGAEAVETALKLARRWGYEKKGIAPNQARIIVAEHNFHGRTTGIISFSTDPDSTGGFGPYMPGYQVVPYDDLAALEAAVQEPHVCAFMVEPIQGEAGVVVPSDGYLAHAHAICKKHNVLMIADEIQTGLGRTGELLASCYEGLHADILILGKALSGGVLPVSAVLARNEIMLGIKPGQHGSTFGGNPLACTVLVAALDVLLEEKLTENARALGEVFRERMRRVQAKRPEVVELVRGKGLLNAVVIKPASDGRTAWDVCVTLMERGVLAKPTHGDIIRFAPPLVITEEQLHEACDIIEQVIMEF; the protein is encoded by the coding sequence ATGTCCGTTAGCACGCCTCCCGCCACCGCCGCTCCCATTCAGCTGAGCAGCCACGATTTGATGCAGCTCGAAGACCGTTACGGCGCGCACAACTACCACCCCCTGCCGGTGGTGCTGAGCCGCGGCGAAGGCGTGCACCTGTGGGATGTAGAAGGCAAGCACTACTACGATTTTCTGTCGGCGTACTCGGCCGTAAACCAAGGCCATTGCCACCCGCGCATCATCAATGCCCTTATCGAGCAGGCGCAAAAGCTTACGCTCACTTCGCGCGCGTTTTTCAACGACCAGTTGGGCCGGGCCGAGAAGTACCTGTGCGAGCTGTTCAACTACGACAAAGCCCTGCTGATGAACTCGGGTGCCGAAGCCGTGGAAACCGCCCTGAAGCTGGCCCGCCGCTGGGGTTACGAGAAAAAAGGCATTGCGCCCAACCAGGCGCGCATCATCGTGGCCGAGCACAACTTCCATGGCCGCACCACGGGTATCATTTCCTTCAGCACCGACCCCGACAGCACGGGCGGCTTCGGCCCCTACATGCCCGGCTACCAAGTAGTACCCTACGACGACCTGGCCGCCCTAGAGGCCGCGGTGCAGGAACCGCACGTGTGCGCTTTCATGGTTGAGCCCATTCAGGGCGAAGCCGGCGTGGTAGTGCCTTCGGATGGCTACCTGGCCCACGCGCACGCCATCTGCAAAAAGCACAACGTGCTGATGATTGCCGACGAGATTCAGACGGGCCTAGGTCGCACGGGCGAGCTGCTGGCTTCGTGCTACGAGGGCCTACACGCCGACATCCTGATTCTGGGCAAGGCCCTGAGCGGCGGCGTGCTGCCGGTATCGGCCGTGCTGGCGCGCAACGAAATCATGCTGGGCATTAAGCCCGGGCAGCACGGCTCTACGTTCGGCGGCAACCCTTTGGCTTGCACCGTGTTGGTGGCTGCCTTGGATGTGCTGCTCGAAGAAAAACTGACCGAAAACGCCCGGGCTCTGGGCGAGGTATTCCGCGAGCGGATGCGCCGCGTGCAGGCCAAGCGCCCCGAAGTGGTGGAGCTGGTGCGCGGCAAAGGCTTGCTGAACGCCGTGGTAATTAAGCCGGCTTCCGACGGCCGCACCGCTTGGGATGTGTGCGTAACGCTCATGGAGCGCGGCGTGCTGGCCAAGCCCACCCACGGCGACATCATCCGGTTTGCGCCGCCGCTGGTTATCACCGAGGAGCAATTGCACGAAGCCTGCGACATCATCGAGCAAGTAATCATGGAGTTTTAG
- the hemB gene encoding porphobilinogen synthase gives MALIPTHRPRRNRKSEVIRNMVQETTLSVHDFIFPLFLIEGDNKTVEVTSMPGIQRFTADRLLDEIGQCVDLGIKAFAPFPSIDDRLKDRLAKESHNPDGLYVRTVERIKKAFPDVVIMTDVAMDPYSSDGHDGIVDPDSGEIMNDATLEVLGQMALAQARAGADIIGPSDMMDGRVAWIRDVLDRNAFSHVSIMSYTAKYASAFYGPFRDALGSAPKKGDKKSYQMNPANRREAIRELRLDEQEGADMVMIKPALSYLDVIREVRDNTTLPVTAYNVSGEYAMVKAAAQNGWVDGERTMLEVLMSIKRAGADAILTYFAKEAAQVLRRG, from the coding sequence ATGGCTCTTATTCCCACCCACCGCCCCCGGCGGAACCGCAAGTCCGAAGTCATCCGCAACATGGTGCAGGAAACGACGCTGTCGGTGCACGACTTCATCTTTCCGTTGTTTCTCATCGAGGGCGACAACAAAACCGTGGAGGTAACGTCGATGCCGGGCATTCAGCGCTTCACGGCCGACCGCCTGCTCGATGAAATCGGCCAGTGCGTGGACCTAGGCATCAAGGCATTTGCGCCTTTTCCGAGCATCGATGACCGCCTGAAGGACCGCCTCGCTAAGGAAAGCCACAACCCCGACGGCCTGTACGTGCGCACGGTGGAACGCATCAAGAAGGCTTTTCCCGATGTGGTGATCATGACCGATGTGGCCATGGACCCCTACTCTTCCGACGGCCACGACGGCATTGTGGACCCCGACTCGGGCGAAATCATGAACGACGCCACCCTGGAGGTGCTCGGCCAAATGGCCCTGGCGCAAGCCCGCGCCGGCGCCGACATTATCGGGCCATCCGACATGATGGACGGCCGCGTGGCCTGGATTCGCGACGTGCTCGACCGCAACGCCTTCTCGCACGTGAGCATTATGAGCTACACGGCCAAGTACGCGTCGGCTTTCTACGGCCCGTTCCGCGACGCCCTAGGTTCAGCCCCGAAAAAGGGCGACAAGAAGAGCTACCAGATGAACCCGGCCAACCGCCGCGAAGCCATCCGGGAGTTGCGCCTCGACGAGCAGGAAGGCGCCGACATGGTGATGATTAAGCCCGCGCTGAGTTACCTCGACGTAATTCGGGAAGTGCGCGACAACACCACCTTGCCCGTAACGGCCTACAACGTATCGGGCGAGTACGCCATGGTGAAAGCCGCCGCCCAAAACGGCTGGGTTGACGGCGAGCGGACCATGCTGGAGGTGCTGATGAGCATCAAGCGTGCCGGCGCCGACGCCATCCTGACGTACTTCGCCAAGGAAGCGGCGCAGGTGCTACGCCGCGGTTAA
- a CDS encoding APC family permease, producing the protein MPPTSDTNPPDTLRRELGLLQATALNMIDMVGIGPFVVLPLVMQLLGPYFLWAWVAGAVLSVVDGLIWSELGAAHPEAGGSYRFLKLAYGEQTWGRLMSFLYVWQTLVQAPLVVASGAIGFAQYFAYLVPLPAWWQPKLVSGTVVVLLVALLYRRIGSVGKLGVALWVGVLVLMLGLIGSGLLLGREAVPFPPLTPVAAADAAKGWFVLPALALGQASVKTIYSYLGYYNVCHLGAEIRQPARIIPRAIFLSIVGIAVLYLLLNYSVARVLPWAEAAQSEFIVSTFVERLFGHTAALAATALVLWVAFASLFAVLLGYSRIPYAAAADGEFLPVFARVHPTKHFPHVSLLVLGGAGFVFSLLFKLSEVISAILAMRILVQFVGQAVGLVLLRRRRGTAGLPFRMPLYPLPVVVAVVVWLLVLGSTGLSFVLSGLAVIAAGVVVFLISNSRQGRWPFGAQRGYSEGAK; encoded by the coding sequence ATGCCCCCAACCTCCGATACCAACCCGCCCGATACGCTACGCCGCGAACTGGGCCTGCTGCAAGCCACCGCCCTCAACATGATCGACATGGTGGGCATTGGGCCGTTTGTGGTGCTGCCGCTGGTAATGCAATTGCTGGGGCCTTACTTTCTGTGGGCGTGGGTGGCGGGGGCGGTGCTTTCGGTGGTTGATGGGCTGATTTGGTCGGAACTGGGCGCGGCGCACCCCGAGGCGGGAGGCTCATACCGCTTTCTGAAGCTGGCCTACGGCGAGCAGACTTGGGGCCGCTTGATGTCGTTTTTGTACGTGTGGCAAACCTTGGTGCAAGCGCCCTTGGTGGTGGCCTCGGGCGCCATTGGGTTTGCGCAGTACTTTGCCTACTTGGTGCCCTTGCCCGCGTGGTGGCAGCCCAAATTGGTGAGCGGCACGGTGGTGGTGCTGCTGGTAGCGCTGCTGTACCGGCGCATTGGCTCGGTGGGCAAGCTGGGCGTGGCTTTGTGGGTGGGTGTATTGGTGCTTATGCTAGGCCTGATTGGCAGCGGCCTGCTGCTGGGCCGCGAGGCAGTGCCCTTTCCGCCACTTACGCCCGTAGCCGCCGCCGATGCCGCCAAGGGCTGGTTTGTGTTGCCGGCGCTGGCCCTAGGTCAGGCCAGCGTCAAAACCATTTACAGCTACCTGGGCTATTACAACGTGTGCCACCTAGGCGCCGAAATCAGGCAGCCGGCGCGCATCATTCCGCGGGCCATCTTTCTGAGCATAGTGGGCATTGCCGTGCTGTACTTGCTGCTCAACTACAGCGTGGCGCGCGTGCTGCCCTGGGCCGAAGCGGCGCAATCGGAGTTTATTGTGAGCACGTTTGTGGAGCGGCTCTTCGGCCACACGGCGGCGCTGGCGGCCACAGCGCTGGTGCTGTGGGTGGCGTTTGCTTCGTTGTTTGCGGTGCTGCTGGGCTACTCGCGCATTCCGTACGCCGCAGCAGCCGATGGCGAGTTTTTGCCGGTGTTTGCGCGCGTACACCCCACCAAGCACTTTCCGCACGTATCGTTGCTGGTGTTGGGCGGGGCGGGATTTGTGTTCAGCCTGCTGTTCAAGCTTTCGGAGGTTATCAGCGCCATCCTGGCCATGCGCATTTTGGTGCAGTTTGTGGGGCAAGCCGTGGGTTTGGTGCTGCTGCGGCGCCGGCGCGGCACAGCAGGTTTGCCCTTCCGGATGCCGCTGTACCCCTTGCCCGTGGTGGTGGCCGTGGTGGTGTGGCTGCTGGTGCTGGGCAGCACGGGGCTGTCGTTTGTGCTTTCGGGCCTGGCCGTAATTGCTGCGGGCGTGGTAGTTTTTCTGATCAGCAACTCACGGCAGGGCCGCTGGCCGTTCGGAGCGCAGCGAGGCTACTCGGAGGGTGCTAAATAA
- a CDS encoding tetratricopeptide repeat protein, which produces MKYPILIGALAVLLLSSTAPAVAQKVKTKVKGAAAAELSVVARRQLPLFGGLTPQAAQQLVGEPYLKGLEQSFQSRTEASQFFANKGYEYLTEGKADTARYRFNLAWLLDPQNPDAYRGLGLLAANTSPDQAIGLFSQGLAVAPNNAQLLTDLGSGYLLRYNQTKKAKDLKTAEEQLRKALAADANSAYAWQQLAWVQFYQNEYAQAWESLHKASTLNFSGVDFELVTSLKEKMPDPKGLFK; this is translated from the coding sequence ATGAAATACCCTATTCTGATTGGGGCACTGGCAGTCCTGCTGCTGAGCTCAACTGCCCCGGCCGTGGCCCAAAAGGTCAAAACCAAAGTAAAAGGCGCCGCTGCGGCCGAGCTATCGGTGGTGGCGCGGCGGCAGTTGCCGCTGTTTGGCGGCCTCACGCCGCAAGCCGCCCAGCAGCTGGTAGGCGAGCCGTACCTCAAAGGCCTGGAGCAAAGCTTTCAGTCGCGCACCGAGGCCAGCCAGTTTTTTGCCAACAAAGGCTACGAGTACCTCACCGAAGGCAAGGCCGATACGGCCCGGTACCGCTTTAACCTGGCCTGGCTGCTCGATCCACAAAACCCCGACGCTTACCGCGGCCTGGGCTTGCTGGCCGCCAATACCTCGCCCGATCAAGCCATCGGCCTATTCAGCCAAGGCTTAGCGGTGGCGCCCAACAACGCCCAGCTGCTCACCGACCTAGGCAGCGGCTACCTGCTGCGCTACAACCAAACCAAAAAGGCTAAAGACCTGAAAACGGCCGAGGAACAGTTGCGCAAGGCCCTGGCCGCCGATGCCAACAGCGCTTACGCCTGGCAACAGCTGGCGTGGGTGCAATTCTACCAAAACGAGTATGCCCAGGCCTGGGAGTCGTTGCACAAAGCCAGCACGCTCAATTTCAGCGGCGTCGACTTTGAATTGGTAACCAGCCTGAAGGAAAAAATGCCTGACCCGAAGGGCCTGTTTAAGTAG
- a CDS encoding outer membrane beta-barrel protein, with translation MRITNLLLGAALLAPLAASAQAPRRHFDAQGRAFFRGPLRLSAGGGIALYNGDLTASLGDNFIGPAGQLGLVYTWRPHWSVGGEATAFQIGARDQLPERNLAFRGRNLAVTAFVRYEPLRDPSWYAGTRNRFARVKPFLKAGVGYLLYNPKAYNGTERPANNTEFLPAERPDYTATAITVPVGGGLSFFLTRRFWLTAEGAYGLTTTDHLDDVSQRGNPDRNDGYGTVTFKLEYQLGE, from the coding sequence GTGCGCATCACCAACTTATTGCTCGGAGCAGCTTTGCTGGCGCCGCTGGCCGCCTCGGCCCAAGCCCCGCGCCGCCACTTCGACGCGCAAGGCCGCGCTTTTTTTCGCGGGCCGCTGCGATTGTCGGCCGGCGGCGGCATTGCCCTGTACAACGGCGACCTGACCGCTAGCCTAGGCGACAACTTTATTGGGCCCGCCGGGCAGCTGGGCCTGGTGTACACCTGGCGCCCGCACTGGAGCGTGGGCGGCGAAGCCACCGCGTTTCAGATTGGCGCCCGCGACCAACTGCCCGAGCGTAACCTCGCGTTCAGGGGGCGCAACCTGGCCGTTACGGCCTTTGTGCGCTACGAGCCCCTGCGCGACCCCTCGTGGTACGCGGGTACGCGCAACCGCTTTGCCCGCGTAAAACCGTTTCTGAAGGCCGGGGTGGGCTACTTGCTCTACAACCCCAAAGCCTACAACGGCACCGAGCGCCCCGCCAACAACACCGAGTTTCTGCCGGCCGAGCGGCCCGATTACACCGCCACGGCCATTACGGTGCCCGTGGGCGGCGGCCTGTCGTTTTTCCTGACGCGGCGGTTCTGGCTCACGGCCGAGGGCGCGTATGGCCTCACCACCACCGACCACCTCGACGACGTAAGCCAGCGCGGCAACCCCGACCGCAACGATGGCTACGGCACCGTTACCTTCAAGCTGGAATACCAATTAGGTGAGTAG
- a CDS encoding SDR family oxidoreductase: MPFPADAATRWSLQGRVFLVTGASAGIGAAVAAELLGFGATVVAAARRPEPLQQAVTEWQQQGLDAHALPTDVSTPLGRKTLMEQVQAQFDRLDGLVNNVGTNIRKPTTAYSDEEYRHVMQTNLDSAFHLCQLAYPLLKANRQGSVVNISSVAGLTAVRTGAVYAMTKAAMVQLTRYLAAEWAPDGVRVNCVAPWYISTPLAAGVLSNESYLQNVLDRTPMRRVGEPHEVAAAVAFLSLPAASYITGQTLSVDGGFVGYGF; this comes from the coding sequence ATGCCTTTTCCTGCTGATGCGGCCACGCGCTGGTCGTTGCAAGGCCGTGTTTTTCTGGTAACGGGTGCTTCGGCCGGCATTGGTGCGGCCGTGGCGGCCGAGCTCCTGGGTTTTGGAGCTACAGTGGTGGCGGCCGCGCGGCGGCCCGAGCCGTTGCAGCAGGCCGTAACCGAGTGGCAGCAGCAAGGCCTCGATGCCCACGCCCTGCCCACCGACGTAAGCACGCCCCTAGGTCGGAAAACCCTGATGGAGCAGGTACAGGCGCAGTTTGACCGGCTCGATGGGCTGGTGAACAACGTGGGCACCAACATCCGCAAGCCCACCACGGCGTACTCCGACGAAGAGTACCGCCACGTGATGCAAACCAACCTCGATTCGGCGTTTCACCTGTGCCAACTGGCTTACCCCTTGCTGAAGGCTAATCGGCAGGGCAGCGTGGTGAACATATCGTCGGTGGCGGGGCTTACCGCCGTGCGCACCGGCGCCGTGTACGCCATGACGAAGGCCGCCATGGTGCAGCTTACCCGCTACCTAGCCGCCGAGTGGGCCCCCGATGGCGTTCGGGTGAATTGTGTGGCGCCGTGGTATATAAGCACGCCCTTGGCCGCCGGGGTGCTCAGCAACGAGAGCTACCTGCAAAACGTGCTCGACCGCACCCCCATGCGCCGCGTGGGCGAGCCGCACGAAGTAGCCGCGGCCGTGGCTTTCCTGAGCTTGCCGGCCGCTAGCTACATCACCGGCCAAACGCTATCTGTAGATGGCGGCTTTGTGGGTTACGGCTTTTAG
- a CDS encoding ATP-grasp domain-containing protein, translated as MHIALVSCDALAQYAATNVAAEDQQLADYLRARGLQVSYVSWTDARVRWEAFDVAVLKSPWDYFDRPTEFHNWLNELDARGVRLLNPTSIVRHNADKLYLRDMEQAGVPIVPTHWLPRGSRVEPAALLAELGTERLVLKPTVSGGAKDTFALGLDEANAALEQLQALVDEADFMAQPFLPQIQTTGEWSLVFFGGQLSHCVRKTPKSGDFRVQHFHGGAIHAETPPAATVAVAQDIVGRFAQGCLYARVDGVEAPAGGFWLMELEMIEPFLYMDSAGEVAYQRYYEALLRLTQPTAVKL; from the coding sequence ATGCATATTGCCTTAGTTTCTTGCGATGCCCTGGCGCAGTACGCCGCTACCAACGTAGCTGCCGAAGACCAGCAGCTTGCCGATTACCTCCGGGCCCGCGGCCTGCAGGTCAGCTATGTTTCCTGGACGGACGCCCGCGTGCGTTGGGAAGCCTTTGATGTGGCCGTGCTCAAATCGCCGTGGGATTATTTCGACCGCCCCACCGAGTTCCACAACTGGCTCAACGAGCTCGATGCCCGCGGCGTGCGCCTGCTCAATCCCACCAGTATTGTGCGCCACAACGCCGATAAGCTGTACCTGCGCGACATGGAGCAGGCCGGCGTGCCCATTGTGCCCACGCACTGGCTGCCCCGCGGCAGCCGCGTGGAGCCCGCCGCGCTGCTGGCCGAGCTGGGTACCGAGCGCCTGGTGCTGAAGCCCACCGTAAGCGGCGGCGCCAAGGACACCTTTGCCCTAGGTCTGGACGAAGCCAACGCGGCCCTGGAGCAGCTGCAGGCTTTGGTTGACGAAGCCGACTTTATGGCCCAGCCCTTCCTGCCCCAAATCCAGACCACGGGCGAGTGGTCGTTGGTGTTTTTTGGCGGGCAGCTCAGCCACTGCGTGCGCAAAACCCCCAAGTCGGGCGACTTCCGGGTGCAGCACTTCCACGGCGGCGCCATTCATGCCGAAACGCCGCCTGCCGCTACGGTGGCCGTGGCGCAGGATATCGTGGGTCGCTTTGCGCAGGGTTGCCTTTATGCCCGCGTGGATGGGGTAGAGGCCCCCGCCGGTGGCTTCTGGCTGATGGAGCTGGAAATGATAGAACCCTTCCTGTACATGGATTCGGCCGGCGAGGTTGCCTACCAGCGCTACTACGAAGCCTTGCTGCGCCTAACCCAACCCACGGCGGTGAAACTGTAG